From one Burkholderia pyrrocinia genomic stretch:
- a CDS encoding porin, whose protein sequence is MKKTLIAGACTAALFAPLAHAQSSVTLYGLIDAGIAYTNNVNGASQWRMASGTINGSRFGLRGSEDLGGGLKALFVLENGFNANNGGLGQDGKLFGRHAYVGLSQAGYGTLTLGRQYDTMVDFVAPLSATAGDFGDAGFAHPFDNDNLNHSLRINNAVKYTSDSLAGFKVGAMYAFSNSTNFSANRAYSVAASYTNGPLKVAGAYLQMNGTKGSTSASPGATDSAEAKSVSQGGWSIGSDRMRTYGGGVSYVFGPATVGFVYTRSQYDNTGSFGSTGQVAFNNYDVNVRYAVTPAVSLGAAYVYTDASVSNPDSKHGTDPKWHQVDLQAVYKLSRRTDLYAEAMVQHASGRGYQAFINTSGGASSTANQVVGTIGMRTRF, encoded by the coding sequence ATGAAAAAAACCCTCATCGCCGGCGCATGCACGGCCGCGCTGTTCGCACCGCTCGCTCACGCACAGAGCTCGGTCACGCTGTACGGCCTGATCGACGCCGGCATCGCATACACCAACAACGTGAATGGCGCGTCGCAGTGGCGCATGGCCAGCGGCACGATCAACGGCAGCCGCTTCGGCCTGCGCGGCAGCGAGGATCTCGGCGGCGGCCTGAAGGCGCTGTTCGTGCTCGAAAACGGCTTCAACGCGAACAACGGCGGGCTCGGCCAGGACGGCAAGCTGTTCGGCCGCCATGCGTATGTCGGCCTGAGCCAGGCCGGCTACGGCACGCTGACGCTCGGCCGCCAGTACGACACGATGGTCGACTTCGTCGCGCCGCTGTCCGCGACGGCCGGCGACTTCGGCGACGCGGGCTTCGCGCATCCGTTCGACAACGACAACCTGAACCACTCGCTGCGCATCAACAACGCGGTCAAGTACACGAGCGATTCGCTCGCGGGCTTCAAGGTCGGCGCGATGTACGCGTTCTCCAACTCGACGAACTTCAGCGCCAACCGCGCATACAGCGTCGCGGCGAGCTACACGAATGGCCCGTTGAAGGTGGCCGGCGCGTACCTGCAGATGAACGGCACGAAGGGCTCGACGAGCGCGAGCCCCGGCGCGACCGATTCGGCCGAAGCGAAGAGCGTGAGCCAGGGCGGCTGGTCGATCGGCTCGGACCGCATGCGCACGTACGGCGGCGGCGTCAGCTACGTGTTCGGCCCGGCGACCGTCGGCTTCGTCTATACGCGCTCGCAGTACGACAACACGGGCTCGTTCGGCTCGACCGGCCAGGTCGCGTTCAACAACTACGACGTGAACGTGCGCTATGCGGTGACGCCGGCGGTCAGCCTCGGTGCGGCTTACGTGTACACGGATGCCAGCGTGTCGAACCCGGACAGCAAGCACGGTACCGATCCGAAGTGGCACCAGGTCGACCTGCAGGCCGTGTACAAGCTGTCGCGCCGCACCGACCTGTACGCGGAAGCGATGGTCCAGCATGCGTCCGGCCGCGGCTACCAGGCGTTCATCAACACGTCGGGCGGCGCATCGAGCACGGCGAACCAGGTGGTCGGCACGATCGGCATGCGCACGCGCTTCTGA
- a CDS encoding LysR family transcriptional regulator, translated as MDTLQNMRVFSRVVETGSFTAAAQSLNSTTGAMSRAVSELEARLRTRLMNRSTRRLALTSAGESYLRRCRQILADVDRAEEEASCAHERPAGVLRMHSFASVGHHYVLPALTRYHAQFPDVSIELSLSQRMPDLFDGTNDMAVVTASSLPDSELVSHLLGSTFSILCASPDYVKRHGAPGRPQDLAAHACLTLCTPAFPTHEWVLEGPEGVEQIHVAGPVQTNTAESLALAIRDGIGLGMLPLYSAIDALRDGTLVRVLPAHILQKMNVYALYPSRRFVDAKVRTWVEMLRAQVPGMIARDVEMLNAIGREPQAA; from the coding sequence ATGGATACCCTACAAAACATGCGGGTGTTTTCGCGCGTCGTCGAGACCGGCAGCTTCACCGCGGCCGCGCAATCGCTGAATTCGACGACGGGCGCGATGTCGCGCGCGGTGTCGGAACTCGAGGCGCGCCTGCGCACGCGTCTGATGAATCGCTCGACCCGCCGCCTCGCGCTGACGTCGGCCGGCGAAAGTTATCTGCGGCGTTGCCGCCAGATCCTCGCCGACGTCGACCGCGCGGAAGAAGAGGCGAGCTGCGCGCACGAACGGCCGGCCGGCGTGCTGCGCATGCACAGCTTCGCGAGTGTCGGGCATCACTATGTATTGCCCGCGCTGACGCGCTATCACGCGCAGTTCCCGGACGTGTCGATCGAACTGTCGCTGTCGCAGCGCATGCCCGACCTGTTCGACGGCACGAACGACATGGCCGTCGTGACCGCGTCGTCGCTGCCCGATTCGGAACTCGTGTCGCACCTGCTCGGTTCGACGTTCAGCATCCTGTGCGCGTCGCCCGACTATGTGAAACGACACGGCGCGCCGGGCCGTCCGCAGGATCTCGCCGCGCACGCGTGCCTGACGCTGTGTACGCCCGCGTTCCCGACGCACGAATGGGTACTCGAAGGGCCGGAAGGCGTCGAGCAGATCCACGTGGCTGGGCCGGTGCAGACCAATACGGCCGAATCGCTCGCACTCGCGATCCGCGACGGCATCGGGCTCGGCATGCTGCCGCTGTACTCGGCGATCGACGCGCTGCGCGACGGCACGCTCGTGCGCGTGCTGCCCGCGCATATCCTGCAGAAGATGAACGTGTATGCGCTGTATCCGTCGCGCCGCTTCGTCGACGCGAAGGTGCGAACCTGGGTCGAGATGCTGCGCGCGCAGGTGCCGGGGATGATCGCGCGCGACGTCGAGATGCTGAACGCGATCGGCCGAGAGCCGCAGGCCGCCTGA
- a CDS encoding DUF4148 domain-containing protein encodes MKSLVVTAAAAVLLAAPALSFAQSAKSPVTRAQVLQELIDLESVGYNPARGEVGNYPEDIMAAQERLQAKRLAERKAAQAAYGPAGAPATESGAAAKPAL; translated from the coding sequence GTGAAATCGCTCGTCGTTACCGCCGCCGCTGCCGTCCTGCTTGCCGCACCGGCCCTGTCGTTCGCCCAGTCGGCGAAGTCGCCCGTCACGCGTGCGCAGGTGCTGCAGGAACTGATCGATCTCGAGTCGGTCGGCTACAACCCGGCGCGCGGTGAAGTCGGCAACTATCCGGAAGACATCATGGCGGCACAGGAACGACTGCAGGCAAAGCGTCTCGCGGAACGGAAAGCCGCTCAGGCCGCATACGGCCCGGCCGGCGCGCCGGCAACCGAATCGGGCGCGGCGGCGAAACCCGCGCTGTGA
- a CDS encoding FUSC family protein: MKPQPAIERPSIEPARWRSWLDPLGDAARDWAASDGLIWLHLAKTVFAALLAMGIAMRLEMSQPRTAMTTVFVLMQPLSGMVFAKSFYRVLGTAAGLVAALALGGLFAQQPELYMAGITLWIGGCIALAVRNRHFRWYGFVLAGYTAALIGLPAVMTQQTLFQSALTRAAEVALGIACSGAVSALILPLSSAKALMRSLSTRHTTFAAFTAGALAGDVARGDFERRFADFVDDIVGFEANRAFASFEDPHIRARSRRLARLNSEFMNACTRLHALHQLVKRLRANGSDAVLDALAPHIDALAQRFAALRDERQRGIAPATGAMLELRRFHSALPKAARESRRIIEEHAAGGLLDFDTAIELLYRFIGEYLGYADTYASLDQDDHAFERTVTHYAVKTNSFFVGFAFLRTVVAVGAMSAFWIASEWPSGSLAVIATAIACALSSTSPRAPKFVAQMGVGAAFATAVGYLFLCYVYPNIDGFPLLCATLAPVLGLGAFLAMRPGLSGYGIGFAVFFCLLAGPDNAIAYTPEILVNNGLAIVVAMLACSIVFAVVFPTHMPWLTGRIAHDLRRQVTLACEGAPDGLAQRFQSSTHDLMAQLRTLLVRRTRQHRDALRWMLSTLEVGHAVIDLRDELHAFCESKPPQTLRWTGSIDAVLHELPRFFDDPTPGHHARTLKSVNLAIRAAQHTLQAWYAVPDARRRMQRIVGCLHFMRSALLDKDAPFNRHRH, translated from the coding sequence ATGAAGCCACAACCTGCGATCGAGCGACCTTCCATCGAACCGGCACGATGGCGATCATGGCTCGATCCGCTCGGCGACGCGGCACGCGACTGGGCCGCCAGCGACGGGCTGATCTGGCTGCACCTCGCGAAAACCGTGTTCGCGGCGCTCCTTGCGATGGGCATCGCGATGCGTCTGGAGATGTCGCAGCCGCGTACGGCGATGACGACCGTGTTCGTGCTGATGCAGCCGCTGTCGGGGATGGTGTTCGCGAAGAGTTTCTACCGCGTGCTCGGCACGGCGGCCGGCCTCGTCGCCGCGCTCGCGCTCGGCGGGCTGTTCGCGCAGCAGCCCGAGTTGTACATGGCCGGCATCACGCTGTGGATCGGCGGCTGCATCGCGCTCGCGGTGCGCAACCGCCACTTCCGCTGGTACGGTTTCGTGCTCGCCGGCTACACGGCCGCGCTGATCGGTCTGCCTGCCGTGATGACGCAGCAGACGCTGTTCCAGTCCGCGCTCACACGCGCCGCGGAAGTCGCGCTCGGCATCGCGTGTTCGGGCGCCGTCAGCGCTTTGATCCTGCCGCTCAGTTCCGCGAAAGCGCTGATGCGTTCGCTGAGCACACGCCATACGACGTTCGCGGCCTTCACGGCCGGCGCGCTCGCGGGCGACGTCGCACGCGGCGATTTCGAGCGGCGCTTTGCCGATTTCGTCGACGACATCGTCGGCTTCGAAGCGAACCGCGCGTTCGCGTCGTTCGAGGATCCGCACATTCGCGCACGCAGCCGCCGGCTCGCGCGTCTGAACAGCGAGTTCATGAACGCATGCACACGGCTGCATGCGCTGCACCAGCTCGTCAAGCGCCTGCGCGCGAACGGCTCGGACGCGGTGCTCGATGCGCTGGCGCCACACATCGACGCGCTCGCGCAGCGGTTCGCCGCATTGCGCGACGAGCGGCAGCGCGGCATCGCGCCGGCCACCGGTGCGATGCTCGAACTGCGCCGTTTCCACAGTGCGTTGCCGAAGGCCGCGCGCGAGTCGCGGCGGATCATCGAGGAACACGCGGCCGGCGGCCTGCTCGACTTCGATACGGCGATCGAGCTGCTGTACCGTTTCATCGGCGAATATCTCGGCTACGCGGACACCTACGCGTCGCTCGACCAGGACGATCACGCATTCGAGCGCACGGTCACGCATTACGCGGTGAAGACCAATTCGTTCTTCGTCGGCTTCGCGTTCCTGCGCACGGTCGTCGCCGTCGGCGCGATGAGCGCGTTCTGGATCGCGTCCGAATGGCCGAGCGGCTCGCTCGCGGTAATCGCCACCGCGATCGCGTGCGCGCTCAGCTCGACGTCGCCGCGCGCGCCGAAGTTCGTCGCGCAGATGGGCGTCGGCGCGGCATTCGCGACCGCCGTCGGCTACCTGTTCCTGTGCTACGTGTATCCGAACATCGACGGCTTCCCGCTGCTGTGTGCGACGCTCGCGCCGGTGCTCGGCCTCGGCGCGTTTCTCGCGATGCGGCCGGGCCTGTCGGGCTACGGAATCGGCTTCGCGGTGTTCTTCTGTCTGCTCGCGGGCCCCGACAATGCGATCGCGTACACGCCCGAAATCCTGGTCAACAACGGGCTGGCCATCGTCGTCGCGATGCTCGCGTGCTCGATCGTGTTCGCGGTCGTGTTCCCCACCCACATGCCGTGGCTCACGGGCCGCATCGCGCACGACCTGCGCCGCCAGGTCACGCTTGCATGCGAAGGCGCGCCGGACGGCCTCGCGCAGCGCTTCCAGTCGAGCACGCACGACCTGATGGCGCAGTTGCGCACGCTGCTCGTGCGACGCACGCGGCAGCATCGCGACGCGCTGCGCTGGATGCTGTCCACGCTCGAGGTCGGTCATGCGGTGATCGACCTGCGCGACGAACTGCACGCGTTCTGCGAATCCAAGCCGCCGCAGACGCTGCGCTGGACCGGTTCGATCGATGCGGTGCTGCACGAGCTGCCGCGCTTCTTCGACGATCCGACGCCCGGCCACCATGCGCGCACGCTGAAATCGGTGAATCTCGCGATCCGCGCGGCGCAGCACACGCTGCAGGCGTGGTACGCGGTGCCCGACGCGCGCCGGCGCATGCAGCGGATCGTCGGCTGCCTGCACTTCATGCGCAGCGCGCTACTCGACAAGGATGCGCCGTTCAACCGGCATCGCCATTGA